In Methanosarcina siciliae T4/M, one genomic interval encodes:
- a CDS encoding Kiwa anti-phage protein KwaB-like domain-containing protein: protein MTAQEVFENLINIEEIRGDVTLSFGSFESDSEAPVYRSLNISEDLKDKFLAIINKVNSSLRRNHRNYDINLLEYNPGYKPEKHEIEWVDLSEIEYLSDILQGIPDPVDIPLFSDSEDEFFNNLRFYVIIIQTEHSESPIYWFRTYSKKKELSRGTKLAAVWTGNMYMRLEQTGFLFDEGIDCIAFENYVFSINKNNFQTIFRFYDLLRELAGDCLNCIQERIPIANFSEFSESCTSHLQKLVKLRNIANRPYFSTITMEDIKRSIVRNNLSVETIVENGQEKIKFDPRDKWIILKVLDDAYLESVMTQNNYEVNSKRQVGGQE, encoded by the coding sequence ATGACTGCCCAGGAAGTATTTGAAAACTTAATAAATATTGAGGAAATCAGAGGAGATGTCACTCTAAGTTTTGGATCTTTTGAAAGTGATTCAGAAGCACCTGTTTATCGTAGTCTGAATATATCAGAAGATTTAAAAGACAAATTTCTGGCAATTATAAACAAAGTTAACTCCTCACTACGCAGAAACCACCGCAATTATGATATAAATCTATTAGAATACAACCCTGGTTATAAGCCAGAAAAGCATGAAATTGAATGGGTAGATCTTTCTGAAATTGAGTATTTGTCAGACATTCTTCAGGGGATACCAGATCCAGTAGATATACCTCTATTTAGCGATTCAGAAGATGAATTCTTCAACAATCTTAGATTTTATGTGATTATTATTCAAACAGAACATTCAGAGAGCCCGATATATTGGTTTAGGACATACAGCAAGAAGAAAGAGCTATCTAGGGGAACTAAACTTGCCGCTGTCTGGACTGGTAACATGTACATGAGATTGGAACAAACAGGGTTTCTTTTTGATGAGGGAATTGATTGCATAGCTTTTGAAAATTATGTATTTAGTATAAATAAAAATAATTTCCAAACAATATTTAGATTCTATGATCTATTAAGGGAACTTGCAGGAGATTGCTTGAATTGTATTCAAGAACGTATTCCTATTGCAAACTTTTCAGAATTTTCAGAATCTTGTACATCTCATTTGCAAAAGTTAGTAAAATTAAGGAACATAGCCAACCGACCTTACTTTTCAACAATAACCATGGAGGATATTAAGAGATCTATAGTTCGAAACAATTTGAGTGTAGAAACAATTGTAGAAAACGGTCAAGAAAAAATAAAGTTTGATCCAAGGGATAAATGGATAATTCTTAAAGTACTTGACGATGCGTATTTAGAGTCTGTAATGACACAAAATAATTATGAAGTAAATTCTAAAAGGCAAGTTGGGGGCCAAGAATGA
- a CDS encoding restriction endonuclease subunit S, with amino-acid sequence MTQKFKETEIGKIPEDWGLLTLEKAMESIIDYRGKTPKKTDSGVPLITAKIVKNGRILEPNEFISPEDYESWMRRGLPKPGDVVITTEAPMGEVAQLDERKVALAQRLITLRGKQGILHNNFLRFVLQSPTVENELKKRESGTTVTGIKQKELRKTLLPIPPYDEQIKISEILMSLDDKIELNIKMNSALEQIAQTLFKHWFIDFEFPDKNGNPYKSSGGRMVDSELGEIPEGWRVGNILDFANLLSGGTPKTSVSEYWDGGIPWVSAKDVTSSNGTFILTTEKTITQKGIERSNAKLLPKYTTVVTARGTVGNVCILSGEMAINQTNYGLKSKYDYGDFFLFLIILNLIQDMKQNAYGTVFDTITTKTFRQIQIIVPSMNFIELFENIVGNLMHKMLSNLEEFQNLSAIRDSLLPKLISGKIRVQ; translated from the coding sequence ATGACTCAAAAATTTAAAGAAACCGAGATCGGGAAGATTCCTGAAGATTGGGGTCTTTTAACCTTGGAAAAAGCTATGGAATCGATCATTGATTACAGGGGAAAGACTCCTAAAAAGACTGACTCTGGAGTCCCCCTTATTACAGCAAAAATAGTCAAGAACGGTAGAATCCTTGAACCTAATGAATTCATTTCTCCAGAAGATTACGAAAGTTGGATGCGAAGAGGCTTACCAAAGCCTGGTGATGTTGTAATCACTACGGAAGCACCTATGGGAGAAGTAGCCCAATTAGATGAAAGAAAAGTTGCTCTGGCTCAAAGACTTATTACCTTAAGAGGAAAACAGGGAATATTGCACAATAATTTTCTAAGGTTTGTTTTACAATCTCCAACTGTAGAAAATGAACTAAAAAAGAGAGAATCAGGCACTACTGTTACGGGAATAAAACAGAAAGAACTTAGAAAAACCCTACTACCAATTCCACCATATGATGAACAAATAAAGATATCTGAAATCTTAATGAGCCTTGACGATAAAATTGAACTCAATATCAAAATGAACTCCGCCCTGGAACAAATCGCCCAAACTCTCTTCAAACACTGGTTCATCGATTTCGAGTTCCCGGACAAAAACGGAAATCCTTACAAATCAAGCGGCGGCAGGATGGTAGATTCGGAATTGGGGGAGATTCCGGAGGGGTGGAGAGTTGGAAATATTCTTGATTTTGCGAACCTTTTAAGCGGTGGAACTCCTAAGACATCAGTCAGCGAATACTGGGATGGTGGAATTCCTTGGGTTTCAGCAAAGGATGTAACAAGTTCGAATGGTACTTTTATATTAACTACCGAGAAAACAATTACCCAAAAAGGAATTGAGAGAAGTAATGCAAAGTTGCTTCCAAAATATACAACCGTTGTAACTGCCAGAGGAACTGTCGGTAACGTTTGCATTCTTTCCGGGGAAATGGCGATCAATCAGACTAATTATGGGTTAAAAAGCAAATACGATTACGGTGACTTTTTCTTATTCTTGATAATTTTGAATCTCATTCAGGATATGAAACAAAACGCATATGGTACTGTTTTTGATACGATTACAACAAAAACATTTAGGCAGATTCAAATAATTGTACCTTCTATGAATTTTATAGAATTATTCGAAAATATTGTTGGTAACTTGATGCATAAAATGTTATCAAACCTTGAAGAATTTCAAAATCTTAGTGCAATCCGTGATTCATTACTTCCAAAATTGATTTCTGGGAAAATTAGAGTACAGTAA
- a CDS encoding DUF262 domain-containing protein, translating to MKKIEGTPKTLRELFTGVKYTVHYYQREYMWGKKQIEELIEDLTSEFLEYYNEDDSLKDVPYYGHYFMGSIVLTDSENAIIDGQQRLTSLTLLLIYLYHNLEDSEEKAEVLNLFYFKKSGEKSFNLNVEEREECLKALKNDETFDTTDMPESVRNIYRNYKYIEELFPEEVKGQTLLFFKDWLLDNLDFIRIITQTEQDAHKIFVSMNDRGLSLTETEMLKGYLLSEIKDDKERNKCNDMWKQTILNLKELDKDNDSTFIKNWLRAQFAASIRDTKKDAVPRDFDIIGNEFHKWVRENSSKIGLYKSDNFELFIKNDFIKFSKIYQRLLKYSNEFDRDYEYVYYNANNSFTLQYQLIMASIDPKDPEEITNKKIKLVSCFVDLFVISRVFNFKTVDYSAIKNRVFDLTLQIRRLPLDELAEYLYNYFNKSEFKVSGARWFYLNGFTKRYMLHIISRMTNFIDREIGLPYSFEDYVNRDVKNPCDIEHVLANHFNQHTEEFESEESFLKYRNKFGSLLILPRDKNRSYKDKTYEEKQEMYFSENILARSLNEKCYQNNPQFLKFIDEFNLKFKPVEHFTKKAILERQELYTELGKVIWNNEKLLELKK from the coding sequence ATGAAAAAGATAGAAGGTACACCAAAAACTCTAAGAGAATTGTTCACTGGAGTCAAGTACACAGTTCATTATTATCAAAGAGAATATATGTGGGGTAAAAAACAGATTGAAGAGTTGATTGAAGACCTGACAAGTGAATTTTTAGAGTATTACAATGAAGATGATTCTCTTAAAGACGTACCTTACTATGGCCATTATTTCATGGGTTCAATTGTTCTGACTGACTCTGAAAATGCAATTATTGATGGTCAACAGAGACTTACTTCTCTGACGCTTCTTTTAATTTATCTATATCATAATCTAGAAGATAGTGAAGAAAAAGCAGAGGTTTTAAATTTATTTTACTTCAAAAAATCCGGTGAAAAAAGTTTTAATTTAAATGTAGAAGAACGAGAAGAATGCCTAAAGGCATTGAAAAATGATGAAACCTTTGACACAACGGATATGCCTGAAAGTGTCAGAAATATTTATCGAAATTATAAATATATCGAAGAACTTTTCCCCGAAGAGGTTAAAGGGCAGACGCTTTTATTCTTCAAAGACTGGCTTCTGGATAATCTGGACTTCATTCGCATAATAACGCAAACTGAACAGGATGCACATAAGATATTTGTTTCGATGAATGACAGAGGGCTGAGCCTTACCGAAACTGAGATGTTAAAAGGCTATTTGCTCTCGGAAATAAAAGACGACAAAGAAAGAAACAAATGCAATGATATGTGGAAACAGACAATCCTAAATTTAAAAGAATTAGACAAGGACAACGACTCGACATTTATAAAGAACTGGCTTCGTGCTCAGTTTGCGGCCTCAATAAGAGATACAAAAAAAGATGCTGTTCCCAGAGATTTTGATATCATAGGAAATGAATTTCACAAGTGGGTGAGGGAAAACTCGTCAAAAATAGGACTGTATAAAAGCGACAACTTTGAACTCTTTATAAAGAATGATTTCATTAAGTTTTCTAAAATCTACCAGAGATTGCTAAAGTATTCCAATGAATTCGATAGAGACTACGAATACGTTTATTATAACGCCAATAACAGCTTCACTCTCCAGTATCAATTAATTATGGCTTCTATCGATCCAAAAGATCCCGAAGAAATTACCAATAAAAAGATAAAACTGGTTTCTTGTTTTGTTGATCTATTTGTTATTTCAAGAGTTTTTAATTTTAAAACTGTTGATTATTCTGCAATAAAAAATAGAGTCTTTGATTTAACCCTACAAATCCGCAGGCTGCCCCTTGATGAACTTGCAGAATACTTATACAACTACTTTAATAAATCCGAATTCAAAGTAAGCGGAGCAAGATGGTTTTATCTCAACGGTTTTACCAAGCGGTACATGCTTCACATTATCTCGCGGATGACAAACTTTATTGATCGGGAAATAGGCCTTCCATATTCCTTCGAAGATTACGTAAACAGAGACGTTAAAAATCCCTGTGATATTGAACACGTCTTAGCAAACCACTTCAACCAGCACACTGAAGAATTCGAATCAGAAGAATCTTTCCTGAAATATCGGAACAAATTCGGTTCTCTCCTGATTCTCCCAAGGGACAAAAACAGAAGTTACAAAGACAAAACCTACGAAGAAAAACAGGAAATGTACTTCAGTGAAAATATACTGGCTCGTTCCTTAAATGAAAAATGCTACCAGAATAACCCCCAATTCCTCAAATTCATAGATGAGTTCAACCTCAAATTCAAACCAGTCGAACATTTCACAAAAAAAGCCATTCTGGAGAGGCAAGAGTTATACACTGAACTTGGAAAAGTAATCTGGAACAACGAAAAACTTCTGGAATTGAAAAAATGA
- a CDS encoding ATP-binding protein, which translates to MINLAKYNFHWREGFSYGYDVKRGLFEELVRYADVRPVVGVVGLRRTGKTVLLKQLIDYLVEKGVKRERILYFSFDDVGASLEEVMSEYQARLGVELAKAGKGGKLYIFLDEVRKLEGWQEQLKYYYDSFPDLKFFISGSSSLFLKQKAEESLAGRIFLFHLPVLSFREFLVLKGEGELAEKPEFFKELVKEQVLLYVRRQFPELVTADEGFIHLYVDSIVDKVVYEDLPKIFPIEYEDLLKRILYIVASSPGMITDYEALANDLGISRVTLTKYVSYLERGFLLQKCYNFSRNLLTSEKKTKRLYLTSPSLVVDLWEEPEFGRVVENLVVSSSRAKFFWRSGKDEVDCILVRDGEILPIECKYRCSIRKRDLKGLLKFLTTFELPHGYVISEDIESEEIIEGKKISIIPLWKWLLNF; encoded by the coding sequence ATGATCAATCTCGCAAAATATAATTTTCACTGGAGGGAGGGCTTCAGTTATGGATATGATGTGAAGAGGGGGCTTTTTGAAGAGCTTGTGAGATACGCAGATGTGAGGCCGGTTGTGGGAGTTGTAGGGCTCAGGCGGACGGGAAAGACTGTACTTTTAAAGCAGCTCATAGATTATCTTGTCGAAAAGGGAGTGAAAAGGGAGAGGATTCTTTATTTTTCGTTTGATGATGTTGGGGCTTCCCTTGAAGAAGTTATGAGCGAGTATCAGGCAAGGCTCGGGGTAGAGCTTGCAAAGGCGGGAAAAGGGGGGAAGCTTTACATCTTCCTTGATGAGGTACGGAAGCTTGAAGGCTGGCAGGAACAGTTGAAATATTACTACGATAGTTTTCCTGACCTCAAGTTTTTCATTTCAGGGTCTTCCTCGCTTTTTCTTAAACAGAAGGCTGAAGAATCCCTTGCTGGAAGGATTTTTCTCTTTCACCTGCCGGTTTTGAGCTTTAGGGAGTTCCTTGTGTTGAAAGGGGAAGGAGAACTGGCTGAAAAGCCTGAGTTTTTCAAGGAATTGGTAAAAGAGCAGGTTCTGCTATACGTAAGGCGGCAGTTCCCGGAACTCGTAACTGCAGATGAAGGCTTTATCCACCTTTATGTAGATTCAATTGTCGACAAGGTTGTCTATGAAGACCTGCCAAAAATTTTCCCGATAGAATACGAAGACTTGCTAAAACGCATCCTCTATATTGTAGCTTCAAGCCCCGGCATGATTACCGATTACGAAGCTCTTGCCAATGATCTCGGCATAAGCAGGGTAACTCTTACAAAGTACGTCTCCTATCTTGAAAGGGGTTTTCTCCTGCAAAAATGCTATAACTTCTCCAGAAACCTTCTCACAAGTGAAAAAAAGACAAAGCGGCTCTACCTTACAAGCCCGAGTCTTGTAGTGGACCTCTGGGAAGAACCGGAATTCGGAAGAGTCGTTGAAAACCTCGTGGTCAGCAGTTCCAGAGCAAAATTCTTCTGGCGAAGCGGAAAAGACGAAGTTGACTGCATACTTGTCCGGGATGGCGAGATTCTGCCAATCGAATGCAAATACAGATGCAGCATCCGGAAGAGAGACCTCAAAGGCCTGCTAAAATTTCTCACAACCTTTGAACTTCCTCACGGCTATGTCATAAGCGAGGATATAGAATCCGAGGAAATTATCGAAGGCAAAAAAATAAGCATAATCCCGCTGTGGAAATGGCTCTTGAATTTCTGA
- a CDS encoding class I SAM-dependent DNA methyltransferase — translation MAKNKASSNGANLGFEEKLWQTADKLRNNMDAAEYKHVVLGLIFLKYISDAFEEMHEKLLSEVEEGADPEDPEEYLAENVFWVPPEARWGHLKKNAKQPTIGKIVDDAMTAIERDNNTLKGVLPKNYAREGLDKQRLGELIDLVGTIGLGDKESRSKDVLGRVYEYFLGMFADAEGKRGGQFYTPRSIVRVLVEMIEPYRGRIYDPCCGSGGMFVQSEKFIEAHDGRLENISVFGQESNQTTWRLCKMNLAIRGIDNDGIKWGDTFHNDLHKDFKADFILSNPPFNDSDWKGELLTEDPRWKFGVPPRGNANFAWVQHYIHHLSPTGIAGFVLANGSMSSNTSGEGEIRKNIIEADLVDCMIALPGQLFYNTAIPACLWFLARNKQNSGFRDRRGEVLFIDARNMGVLRDRTHRELTDEEVRKIADTYHAWRGENFESGKYEDIAGFCKAATLEEIKKHDYILTPGRYVGFEETEDDDEEFEEKMERLTAELSEQFRKSEELEKKIKENLSGLGYEL, via the coding sequence ATGGCAAAAAACAAAGCAAGCTCAAACGGCGCAAACCTCGGTTTTGAAGAAAAACTCTGGCAGACAGCTGATAAGCTCCGAAACAATATGGACGCAGCTGAATACAAACATGTGGTACTCGGCCTTATTTTCCTGAAATACATCTCGGATGCTTTTGAAGAGATGCACGAAAAACTGCTCTCGGAAGTTGAGGAAGGAGCTGATCCGGAAGACCCGGAAGAATACCTTGCAGAAAACGTTTTCTGGGTGCCACCCGAAGCCCGCTGGGGTCACCTTAAAAAGAATGCAAAGCAGCCCACGATAGGAAAAATCGTGGACGACGCCATGACCGCAATCGAGCGGGATAACAACACCCTTAAAGGCGTGCTCCCGAAAAACTACGCGCGGGAAGGGCTTGACAAACAGCGCCTGGGCGAGCTGATCGACCTTGTGGGCACAATCGGCCTCGGAGATAAGGAAAGTCGCAGCAAAGACGTGCTCGGCAGAGTTTACGAATATTTCCTCGGCATGTTTGCAGATGCAGAAGGCAAGCGCGGCGGCCAGTTCTACACCCCGAGGAGCATCGTCCGGGTCCTTGTAGAAATGATAGAACCCTACAGAGGCCGGATCTACGACCCCTGTTGCGGCTCAGGCGGAATGTTTGTCCAGAGCGAGAAATTCATTGAAGCCCATGACGGCCGCCTTGAAAACATCTCCGTTTTCGGCCAGGAATCAAACCAGACCACCTGGCGTCTCTGCAAAATGAACCTCGCCATCCGCGGCATAGACAATGACGGCATCAAATGGGGCGACACCTTCCATAACGACCTGCACAAAGACTTCAAAGCCGATTTCATCCTCTCAAACCCACCCTTCAACGACTCTGACTGGAAAGGCGAACTCCTGACCGAAGACCCCCGCTGGAAATTCGGAGTCCCACCCCGAGGAAACGCGAACTTTGCCTGGGTCCAGCACTACATCCACCACCTATCCCCAACCGGGATTGCAGGCTTCGTCCTTGCCAACGGCTCAATGTCCTCAAACACCTCCGGCGAAGGCGAGATCCGGAAAAACATCATCGAAGCCGACCTTGTGGACTGTATGATAGCCCTTCCAGGCCAGCTTTTTTACAACACCGCAATCCCCGCCTGCCTCTGGTTCCTTGCCCGCAACAAGCAGAACAGCGGTTTTCGAGACCGGCGCGGGGAAGTCCTCTTTATTGACGCCCGAAATATGGGAGTTTTGAGGGACCGCACACACCGCGAACTGACAGATGAAGAAGTCCGGAAGATTGCCGATACCTACCATGCCTGGCGCGGGGAAAATTTCGAGAGCGGAAAATACGAAGATATCGCTGGCTTCTGTAAGGCTGCAACTCTCGAAGAGATCAAAAAACACGATTACATACTGACCCCTGGCCGTTATGTAGGTTTTGAAGAAACCGAAGATGACGATGAGGAGTTTGAAGAGAAAATGGAGAGGCTGACTGCTGAACTTTCGGAGCAGTTCAGGAAATCAGAGGAGTTGGAGAAGAAGATAAAGGAGAATTTATCAGGGCTCGGGTATGAACTGTGA
- a CDS encoding ATP-binding protein has product MNSEERLKESEILELKKSTAQLKPGIISIVAMLNKNQEGKLYFGIKDDGTVLGQDIGEDTLRNISQSISANIEPRIYPSIRQVSIKGKNCIEIEFRGSDIPYLAYGRAYIRISDEDKLLSRRELEDIILRKNRSQLKWDTAICRDATLEDLSEEKIREFVKAAGKKYTGLENSLKKLKLIEDRKLTNAAVIIFGENPETFFPNAKLRCATFATCDTSYIIDMQEFTGDIFDLIEEAQKYILKNIHIGMKLEGLKRIDVPEINEEAIREAVVNAFCHRDYYEYDSVNVAIFKNRVEIRNKGRLYGGLTIEQIKSEMVSERRNELIAEIFHEIHLIEKWGRGINTILTKEPDTDFREIGNQFIVTFKRKSIEKVGEKVGEKVGEKVGEITKETLTENQKKIIGLILQNPDITTRELAENVGISKRKVEENISKLKKKEVLRRLGPARGGHWEVIEK; this is encoded by the coding sequence ATGAACTCTGAAGAAAGGTTGAAAGAATCTGAAATCCTTGAGCTAAAAAAATCCACAGCTCAATTAAAGCCTGGAATTATTTCCATAGTTGCAATGCTAAACAAGAATCAGGAAGGAAAGTTATACTTTGGGATAAAAGATGACGGAACTGTTCTGGGCCAGGATATTGGAGAAGACACCTTAAGAAATATCTCACAATCCATTTCTGCAAATATTGAACCAAGAATTTACCCGAGCATCAGGCAAGTATCCATTAAGGGAAAAAACTGCATTGAAATAGAATTTAGAGGAAGCGATATTCCTTATCTTGCCTATGGAAGAGCGTATATACGAATATCTGATGAAGATAAACTTCTGAGCAGAAGAGAACTTGAAGATATTATTCTTAGAAAAAACCGTTCCCAGCTTAAATGGGACACAGCAATTTGCAGAGATGCAACCCTTGAAGACCTCAGCGAAGAAAAAATAAGAGAATTTGTAAAAGCAGCGGGAAAAAAATATACCGGACTTGAAAATTCACTGAAAAAGCTGAAATTAATCGAAGACAGAAAATTAACCAACGCTGCAGTAATTATATTTGGAGAAAACCCTGAAACCTTTTTCCCTAATGCAAAACTTCGATGTGCGACCTTTGCAACCTGTGACACATCCTATATCATAGACATGCAGGAATTCACAGGCGACATTTTCGATCTTATAGAAGAAGCCCAGAAATACATCCTGAAAAACATCCATATTGGCATGAAACTTGAAGGTCTTAAAAGAATAGATGTTCCGGAAATAAATGAAGAAGCCATAAGGGAAGCAGTTGTAAATGCTTTCTGCCACCGTGACTATTACGAATATGATTCCGTAAATGTCGCAATCTTCAAAAACCGGGTTGAAATAAGAAACAAAGGCCGGCTTTACGGCGGACTCACAATTGAACAGATCAAATCCGAAATGGTCTCCGAAAGAAGAAACGAATTAATCGCTGAAATCTTCCACGAAATTCACCTTATAGAAAAATGGGGCCGTGGAATAAACACCATCCTCACAAAAGAGCCTGACACCGATTTTAGAGAAATTGGCAATCAATTCATTGTCACATTCAAACGAAAAAGTATTGAAAAAGTCGGTGAAAAAGTCGGTGAAAAGGTCGGTGAAAAGGTCGGTGAAATAACAAAAGAAACTCTAACTGAAAATCAGAAGAAAATTATCGGTTTAATTCTTCAAAATCCAGACATTACGACCAGGGAACTGGCTGAAAACGTAGGCATCTCAAAAAGAAAAGTAGAAGAAAACATCTCCAAATTAAAGAAAAAAGAAGTTCTCCGGCGTTTAGGTCCTGCTAGAGGTGGCCATTGGGAAGTTATTGAAAAATAA